GAGCGCGCCCTTGGAGGCCGCGTACGCCGCCTGCCGCACCTGGGACGGCGCCGCCACCGCGGACTGCGTACCGATGATGACGACCGATCCGCCCCGTTCCTTGAGTGCGGGCAGGCAGGCGCGCGTCATTCGCAGGGTGCCGAGCAGATTGACGTCGACGACCGCCTTCCAGGTGTCCAGATCGGCGTCCTCGACGCCGCCGAAGTAGCTGTCCCAGGCGGCGACATGGACCACCGCGTCGATCCGCCCGAACCGCTCGACGGCCAGCGCCGCGAGCGCCTCGCACTGCGCCTCGTCGGTGATGTCGGTGGCCAGATGCGCGGTGTGCACCCCCTCCGGATCGATCTCGGCCGCCGACTTGGCGAGATTGGCCGCGGTGCGCGCCCCGAGGACGGCGTTGCCCCCGTCGCGCACGACCGTGGCCGCGATCTGGTGCCCGAGCCCGGCGCCCACCCCGGACACGATGACGGTCTTCCCCGCGAGCAACATCGGCGCCTCCCGGCTCTGGAACTTCTTCTGACGGGGCGTCAGAGTAGGTCCCTCCGGCAGAGTACGGAAGGGGAACGGCATGGGTGAGGGAACGAGGCCCGAACAAGAGCGGGGCGGCGGGACGCGGAGTGACACGTACGCCGAACTGGCCGCGCTGGGGCCGTACGGAG
This genomic interval from Streptomyces sp. NBC_00464 contains the following:
- a CDS encoding SDR family oxidoreductase — translated: MLLAGKTVIVSGVGAGLGHQIAATVVRDGGNAVLGARTAANLAKSAAEIDPEGVHTAHLATDITDEAQCEALAALAVERFGRIDAVVHVAAWDSYFGGVEDADLDTWKAVVDVNLLGTLRMTRACLPALKERGGSVVIIGTQSAVAAPSQVRQAAYAASKGALTSAMYSMAWEFGPHRIRVNTVLPGWMWGPPVQAYVQFTAHTESVPEAEVLGRLSERMALPELATDGDVAEAAVFLSSDRARAITGQSLLVNAGELMR